In Dreissena polymorpha isolate Duluth1 chromosome 11, UMN_Dpol_1.0, whole genome shotgun sequence, the genomic window ACGATCCAGAAACCTCACTGTACTAATTAGAAATTACTGCAATGCTTGTCTTTATCACACTCATGTCAAGTTCGGAACTGGGTTGACTTTTTTACTTTGAACCCTGTTTGACAATGACCTTTAGTATCCAATTGCTGAAAAGCTAACGTTTGCCGTTTTAAATTTTAACGAATTTAGTTTAAATAATAACACGAATCaatcaaatgaaaatattttaccaAATGCAATTGCTTACACAATCATCCGTTAAATCTACACTAAGGGGGGTGTATTGTTTGgcattgttttaaaacaaatatatgtcaGTGTGTAGCTTGAAAGGAACGTTAAAAAATCTGTAACACACCTATTAAGCGATTTTAAAGGAATTTGTCTAACCTTTCACAGAGTTTAGAAACAATtatgaacaatataaatatatgtgacCAATTTACGAAACGGATATAACATGATATTATGTATGatgatgctgttgctgctgctgacgATGATTATGCTGATTATGACGGTGATAATGAATATGATGATGCTCTTAGCGTTGTTGTTGCTGCatatgatattgatgatgaagTTGATAAAGATGAAGAGGAAGAGGAAGAgggggatgatgatgatgattctgctgctgctgctgatgatgatgatgatgatgattactatTTCTCTATATATAGCTGATGTTTGCAATGATTAGTATTATCATATAGCATAATATGCATTTTCTGTTTAATCATCGACGTTAATAACATGTCGCTAACCATCAAGCAAGAATCATTTAGCAATGGATATAACGGGTGTTAGTTAACAGTATTTACGAAGTGTACTTATCCTGCCAGGATTCCGACCGAATACAATAAGAAGCATTGTTTAACTAAGTTTCATCAATCAAACGATTCACTCCGCGTTCCTATTTTCAGGTGTAGCGTTCACTTGCAGAATTCATAAAACAAACGTCGTCAAGTCAGAAAGTGTGGGAGCTCTGAACTCTCATTTGCAGTTTGGGGAAATATTCGGAATACTGTTTTGTACAACAAGGATTTccatggtatttttttttacactatCTGCGGTCTTTACTTTCAGTGCTGTTAATGGTTTGCTTTTAATTTAACGCATCGTTTAACACAAACTTCAGGTTATATCCCGAAGGGAACAACGCGCGGTAGAGAATGATGTGGAAAAGTAATTGTTATTGgagtttattgtttattatatttgttttgctgCACTTCACATGCTTAAGCGAACAATAAGCTCTGGTCCAGAGGCATAATTATATATTCTGAGATTCAACAGTTGTGATATATTGTCTACATGCTGTTTCGATGAATTACAGTATATTAGTACATCGAGAGTTGTGAAGTTTGATAGAAAATAGTTTCCGATCGACCTGGATTTTAGCTCTTTTCATTGAGTGAATGATGCTTTTTTAAAAGAAGATATTAAAAAGGTTGTATTTGATAAAATAGTCGAAGGAGTTTtgtgaaatatatttgaaaagcTTACTGTGTGTTTGGATCTACTTAAGGCAACAATATCTTGCAATTTCTAACACGTTTGTATGAATACGtgtgttaattgtttaatttttcattatttatttatacgtGAAACACAGATATGCACGAAAATACTTTTATTGGACAAACTTGACCAATATCACGTGAACTCGCTAACCCGGTTTATTTTGTCTAAATAAGATATAAATTAGTTTGAAAACAGAATTCTTTATATATTACAACAAGAAAACGCGAAATCCCGTAGAGATCATGGCGTCATATTACAATACTTAAAAATATGCTCATTTCATTAATACAGTATTATCCGACATATACTGCTGCTTTTGTTAATCATTATAGCATAATATTGTTTTTACGTACCACTGATTACATGGTGCGACTCTCAGTACAGATTGTTCTCGATAATAGAGCGTACTGATTTAATAAACAAGTTTTGATTTCACTTGCACATATTTACGTTTGAAATATGTAAGTTGAGTTAAAAGAGCTAACGTTAGTCACAAGTAATACCAGATGCATGTGTAATAAAGCAAGTTGAAGTAAAACGCGTTTTTTCAGTTGCTTTCTGACGCTTTCGTTTTCGATCACTATGTAGTATGTCACATCGAGTGACATTATGAGAGCTGTCAGAATTACCATGAGGCAGTTCAAATTGTCACCCGCTGTCTATATAGCCACATACACATGTGCAGAGCTGGGTCGTACGACTATagtcggcccgctgccgacatcaCATGTGGTATAATTTAAAAGACATATCATCCTAATTGTGTCCTTCACAACAATCACCGAACCAGTtctttaatttctatttaattaatACGCAATTTATGATATATCGTGCGACGTAATTTCTGTGAGGAAACACATCAGATAAAGCTAAGAATTATAAGGACAGCCATTCGAAAGTGATggatttttaacaaaattatatctgaATAAAAACATTCGATACACACGTTGCCAAAAAATAATACGGTTTTAAATGAATGTGCATATCACTGTAAATTTAATCTTAAATGTgtaattgaggtaagcgtgttgtttacATTTGTCTTGTTGATGACTCCTGTTAAAACTTAAATAGTCACATCATTCGTATCTGCATTTCAGTTcagttgcaatcgatattttaattatcccaTTTAATTCTTTTTATAATGATCATATAATTATTTTCGATTCGTTCgttgatatagaggatatttgtttcggtggattatcgattttaattcccgagtgatcatagaaaataatattttcacgagtggcgcagccaggatttaaaatatatattttctatgatcacgagtgaattaaaatcgatattccaccctatccaacaaattttatttttattgtatgcttttgatgacagtttatatacattggtTAAGTGTTTAACTTAAggatttcgctgggataatgacgtcatttcgtctaaaaaatgacgtcatttcactgtaaacaatgaaaattatcgatatatTTCACTGATAATTAtcattgttttaaacagtgaaattatcagttttagttcactgatatttgtctataaaccaccggaaagtaaaaaataaaattggccTAATTTATTTATCACCATTTGCTTAGACGTAATATGGACGCccttttgttcatttgaatataaagaagttaaaccTCAGCTGCAGCAGCAGTAATGCATTCCTATTATAGACAATTTCGTGGTCCTTTTTTAAGTGACACATTGCTAGAACAGTacggcacaatacaaaacaacatacacaaatagTAAAATAAAGCTGGAgttaccgccttggaacggtcaatgcaaagcactgggAGTTTAAACCGGTTTCCAATTCTATTAAGAACGGTATAACGACCCGCTCGCGATGTCccattgttactatttatagtaacgatatgtaataTTTGCACATACATAAAGATAAAAATCAATATGATTTTCAGTGGTTCAGAAACAACTGTTTCCGTACGGTAGTTGTTTATAGCAAGTAACCGATTGGGCTTAACACATCAGGAAAATACATTCAACacggattataaaactgattgattGTACCCCCATTGGTCTTGGTATGGGATAGGCACATGCAAAGTTTTGACTATAAAAACGGTTGAAATACATTGCTAACCTAAAACTTAAATAGGAATAAAGAACAATTAACGATCTTCAgaaattgttttccaattgcaGTTTTTGGCTGTTGACTGTACGCTcgattaaaattaaaaacatattgataCCGCTAGTTGATGATCACAAACAAAACGGTTGTAACCGTGTACATGCTTTAAACTACAGTTTTATATTTCTTTGTAGATAAACCAAGCCTGATGAGTCCTGGAATTAACGAACGGCATATACAGGCGACCAAAATAAGCCCTAAATCAGTGCCATCGTCATTTTACTCAGTTTTTAAAGACATTGAAAACTTAATAGATTTCCTACAAAACCGTTCACAGTTTTGAAAGAGACGATTCTAGCAGTATGAGACGTTATCCAATACCGATAGCTAGATACGGACTATCGGACTGCACAAGGCACAGACAAAGATACTATTGTTCCATTCAAAGGCGGGAAGAGTTCTGATCAACTGGTACATAATCAAAACAAGCAATAGTTAACAGCAATGTGCGTCGGATTAAAGTCATGTAAATATACAATTcgttgtattttataaaataaaatgttaactttTTATGTGTAAATTTCTTTTCATTTATGATGCGATATGGAAAATAGTTCATTTGCGAATATATCGTTTTTTGAGGATACGGGTGAGTTGTTAAATGGAACAGGCGGAAATCAAACTGCAATGTTAGGGAAAATCTCCGCGATAAAGAAGCAAAACAGTGTTGTCGGCAGCAGCATCATGTTCAGCATGGGCGTGTTTGGGAATGTGCTTGCGCTCATTGTGCTTCAAAGGTCCCCGGGAGACCAGAAACGGAAATTGTTCTACAGACTGGTTGCCGGTCTAACGATCACTGACCTTGTGGGTACAACCAGTCTAAGTCCGTTAGTGATTGCTACGTATGTCAATCATTTAAAATGGATTGGTGGAATTCACGTGTGTAAATACTTCGGATTTATGATGGTGTTCTCCGGTGTGGCAACGTCTACAATAGTGTGTTTAATGGCCATCGAAAGGTTGATTTCCATAAGACACCCATATCTGTATTATGCTCGAATTCGCAAGAAGCATGCAAACTATTTTCTTCTCAGCGCCTGGACTTTCGCAGCGTCAGTTGCGAGCCTGCCTCTAATTGGTTTTGGAGAAATAGTTCTGCAGTATCCGTACACTTGGTGCTTCATAGACTATTATACCGACAATAAAACCGATCGAGGATATAATTGCTTGTTTGCATTCCTAGAACTTCTCATGATTACAGTAACCGTCACGTGTAACTGTATAGTACTGTATACGCTCTTACTCACAAAGATGCGCGGTCTTTCCGGCAGGAAGAATAGCTTCACGGACTCTCGGACGTTCTCCGGCTACTCACGGCGTTACGCGGAGTGTCAGATGGCGGTGCTGCTGATCGGTATCACCGTGGTGTTCAGCTCCTGCTATCTTCCACTTATTGTAAGTGTCCTGGCCAACTGCACATAATGCATAGCTAAGGGTGGTAATGTCAATATTTGTCAAAGCTGTGTGAGAACGGGATACAATCAAGTATGTACAGTTTAAACACACGtttttactttaaagtagaatataattataatttgagTGTCCAATATACCCAAAGTGTATCCACTAGTTTAAATCATACAGTAAAGTAAAGGCATATATTGcccattattttcattattaatatcTACTTTGTATGTATGATTTATTGCATACTAACTTATACATTGATTTAAGTATTTATATGTATCTGACAAACACTTGACTTGTATTGGAAAATAAAAGAAAATCGTATCAAACCTTAAACGGAATTGAAAAAAGGCGTATCGGAAAGTTTGTACAATGACAGAACTTCAGGTGTTCTTGACATTGTTGTTCCGTGCATAAAAATTGGTCACTTACCTTAGATAAAGACAAGCGGGTGTATTTCTCTCCTGAGAATGCTTCTATAGTTTCATTATtcacattaaataatatataaatagtcAGCATCAAATGTGTACTTCATTGATACTTGGGGCATTTATTTCTTAAACACATATGAATGCCATtcaacactattttcaaaatattatgtttataatatcTACAGGAACATGGTTATGAACTTATTTTTTTCCGGGCTTTACATCAAAACAAGCTTCTTGGGGTCGTTATGATTGCAATTGTTGACATTTAGTCAATGAATGGGTACCCCATTGATGTTTGCTTGCATTTGTTTCACAATGTTCTGTCTTTGTAACATTAagatataataaagacgctattaaatattgtttataaaattatttataaattagaagTATTATATACccattattatgcatatataagAACAAAAGCATGCATTTTAAATGGCCGATCGGTGTTGAAATAAAGCTGGTCTCATTTTCTTCCATATACACCATCTATATATACTGTTTCTCAAGAATGTAATTAAGTGTGTAGATATATACCTGAACCAAGCGAATTGAAACAATCGCATATTAATTAATGAATTGAAAAACCaatcaatacaatacaattgtcaGGAAATAATAACGAGAGTAAATATGATAACATATCATATATCAGATTTGTGTATGTTATCTAAGTATGCTAAATAATGTACTATCCGCACCATTCGTATCCACGAAACGTGTATTTATGCCAGATGAATAAAATTAGATCAATTCATTTAAAAGAATAAGAATACTTGTTCACcgcatttaacataaatatatgtattaacctgtatatatatatatatatatatatatatatatatatatatatatatatatatatatatatatatatatatatatatatatatggttgagagaaaatattaaacaCCAACGAATGAATCTTTCTAAAACACTGGATCCAAAAACGGATGCAAGAACAGAAAGCAGTGATAATAGATTGGAGAAATATGCTGTTCAAACAgtgctaattacatattttatacatatgcccTAGTGCTTTCGACTTTTCGTCTTCATCAGGGGCTTGTCAACACAGATATGGTTGTACATGCAATATTGgacatgacatatatatatatatataacctgtaagaggacttgatagtaatgaaactggggtgctgtgatggtgctcctcattgataagcggctgcttcctttatcaagactcatttttacaattaataatacgtgtcgcgcttcgcgctctatagcgcctttaaaagtaactaggtggttgctaggatagtggaataAAGAAGtttagtttttatacaaaaccagaaagtttcaccggttcgcgtatttgcccagtccatgtgatcttttattattgcccagtccctgtgaccAGTTATTAATtgaaagaattagctttgcattattggcaataaatgttaaagtaaatgtaataggcacaaatgcagtacttatttacactaatttacacaaaaaatcaccactatgcaagatattctaacaacaaaatatatacattgatccgtaaagtAACTTCTCCTTCCATAAAcgaaaaaaaacgtataacatactagtcgccgcacttcagtgcgacgccaataaataaaattatgtatatttttattttatttgttgatataaaaatCGTCTTAAAAATACAACTATgcctaaaaaacaaaacaaacaacgcGTGGGAAGAAAGTTGCAAATTAGGAATGATTATGACTACCAATTGTAAGATATTTAAAGTAGAAAATCGGGCTATGTTAAACGTTTTGTGATGTCttttaacacaaacaataacaatagttttattttctgtcAAACGTATAACTACACATTTGAGGATAAGTTAGGAGTtctttcgtgacgtcatttcctttttatttgctttttgacgATAATTGACcatttgttgttgaataacttgAGGGAAATGTAGtccaaaatatttataattaacacATGTAGCTCATGCTATGATCATGTTGGTCGGTTGAGTAAGATACTGATTGATTGTACAGGCAGCGATACTAAATAGACTAGTGGTCGGTTGAGTAAGATACTGATTGATTGTACAGGCAGCGATACTAAATAGACTAGTGGTCGGTTGAGTAAGATACTGATTGATTGTACAGGCAGCGATACTAAATAGACTAGTGGTCGGTTGAGTAAGATACTGATTGATTGTACAGGCAGCGATACTAAATAGACTAGTGGTCGGTTGAGTAAGATACTGATTGATTGTACAGGCAGCGATACTAAATAGACTAGTGGTCGGTTGAGTAAGATACTGATTGATTGTACAGGCAGCGATACTAAATAGACTAGTGG contains:
- the LOC127849984 gene encoding prostaglandin E2 receptor EP4 subtype-like → MLGKISAIKKQNSVVGSSIMFSMGVFGNVLALIVLQRSPGDQKRKLFYRLVAGLTITDLVGTTSLSPLVIATYVNHLKWIGGIHVCKYFGFMMVFSGVATSTIVCLMAIERLISIRHPYLYYARIRKKHANYFLLSAWTFAASVASLPLIGFGEIVLQYPYTWCFIDYYTDNKTDRGYNCLFAFLELLMITVTVTCNCIVLYTLLLTKMRGLSGRKNSFTDSRTFSGYSRRYAECQMAVLLIGITVVFSSCYLPLIIRILLNQTKLFPVDMRSDLLTIRFASLNQILDPWVYILVRREIVSRLIITIRKIISPKATEVQIRTFLRQDSAHSAKDSTYTCCTFCFHCLCDPSQQRRADSVSGNHGSNYIAFPMSPRLPTNKHAIGVIRNVMLPNTSIDSPAVLGLLAKGYLVIPQHKHLHWHNAREIT